Proteins encoded within one genomic window of Methanosarcina barkeri str. Wiesmoor:
- a CDS encoding YkgJ family cysteine cluster protein, with protein sequence MQDSFLKKVISVKKNNIETRLTEARKELAGVEGFPDPEFVGIIKELGFRCELCARCCTKEFNDHVFLLDADLVVIRQINPDSVTPAPYPEFCDQKGRFYVSGYALKTKPDGSCIFLENKRCKIYDRRPSICRVYPYMLHREADDSGRVGWRQISGLNEHGSYYSGLDDSECEEIARVTRAYEEAYLRQMIGFFEAVKIHFQKNGLKHVQSVYDRRIREFLKGKCELEVFVYYNGEFEKCDLKPHAD encoded by the coding sequence TTGCAGGATTCTTTTCTTAAAAAGGTGATTAGCGTAAAAAAGAATAACATTGAAACAAGGCTTACAGAGGCAAGGAAAGAACTTGCAGGCGTAGAGGGATTTCCTGACCCTGAATTTGTAGGCATTATTAAAGAACTGGGGTTCAGATGTGAACTCTGTGCACGCTGTTGCACCAAAGAGTTTAACGACCACGTTTTTCTGCTCGATGCAGACCTAGTAGTTATAAGGCAGATTAATCCGGATTCCGTTACCCCTGCTCCATATCCTGAGTTTTGCGACCAGAAGGGCAGGTTTTATGTCTCAGGATACGCCTTGAAAACAAAACCTGACGGTTCCTGTATCTTCCTTGAGAATAAGCGCTGCAAAATTTATGACAGGCGTCCTTCAATCTGTAGGGTCTATCCATACATGCTTCACAGGGAAGCTGATGACTCGGGCAGGGTGGGCTGGCGCCAGATAAGCGGCTTAAACGAGCATGGAAGCTATTATTCCGGGCTCGATGATTCTGAATGTGAAGAAATTGCGAGGGTAACCAGGGCTTATGAAGAGGCTTACCTGAGACAGATGATCGGGTTTTTTGAAGCTGTGAAGATTCACTTCCAAAAAAACGGTCTGAAGCACGTTCAAAGCGTATATGACCGCAGAATACGGGAGTTTCTTAAAGGCAAGTGCGAACTTGAAGTCTTTGTATATTATAACGGCGAGTTTGAAAAATGTGATCTTAAACCACATGCTGATTAA
- a CDS encoding 2,5-diamino-6-(ribosylamino)-4(3H)-pyrimidinone 5'-phosphate reductase translates to MDKPFVFINSAMSADGKLSTKERKQVRISGKLDFERVDELRAQADAVMVGIGTVLSDDPSLTVKSPKRKAARKAAGKNENPVRIIVDSSARTPLDADIFKKGDGLRIIAVSTSAPAEKIEKLEKKALVIKAGTEKVDLQELVRVLKKMGINILMVEGGATLNWGMLSAGLVDEIYTFVGNFIIGGATAPTFTDGKGFSEAELLELELSSAETIEEGILLKWKVKGKTNYIVS, encoded by the coding sequence ATGGACAAACCTTTTGTTTTTATAAATTCTGCTATGTCAGCCGACGGCAAACTTTCAACAAAGGAACGGAAACAGGTCCGAATCTCCGGGAAACTTGATTTTGAACGAGTCGACGAACTCCGAGCCCAGGCAGACGCAGTTATGGTAGGTATAGGAACCGTCCTTTCGGACGATCCAAGCTTAACCGTAAAGTCTCCAAAGAGAAAGGCAGCCAGGAAAGCCGCAGGAAAAAACGAAAATCCAGTAAGGATTATTGTGGACAGTTCAGCAAGGACTCCGCTAGATGCTGATATTTTCAAAAAAGGAGACGGGCTCAGGATAATTGCTGTTTCAACTTCTGCTCCTGCCGAAAAAATAGAAAAACTGGAAAAAAAAGCTCTTGTTATCAAGGCAGGGACTGAGAAAGTCGACCTTCAGGAGCTTGTAAGAGTATTAAAGAAAATGGGAATAAACATCCTCATGGTCGAAGGAGGGGCAACCCTCAACTGGGGAATGCTTTCTGCAGGCCTTGTTGATGAAATCTACACCTTCGTAGGAAACTTTATTATAGGTGGCGCTACAGCCCCAACTTTCACTGACGGAAAAGGATTTTCAGAAGCTGAACTCCTGGAGCTTGAATTGTCTTCTGCTGAAACAATCGAAGAAGGGATACTTCTTAAGTGGAAGGTCAAAGGAAAAACAAATTATATTGTTTCTTAA